The genome window TGCAATCTGCCATCGGAGCTAAGGTGGCTAAGTTTCGCACGGTGCTGATTATCGCATCTTGCGGTGTGGTTCTCGGAGCCATCATGTCATCGGGAATGATGGATATCGCCCGCCATGGTATCATGAGTCCTGACCACTTTACATTCGAAGAGGTAATGACGCTCTTCCTGGCGGTCATGGTGACTGATGTCATCATCCTGGATGTGTTCAACACCTTAGGTATGCCAACCTCAACTACTGTCTCTCTGGTATTCGAGTTACTGGGTGGTGCTTTCATCCTCGCTACCCTGAAGATGTACGGCGACGATAGCCTCAACTATGGCGTATTGCTCAATAGCAACAAGGCGTTGGAGGTAATCATGGGTATCTTCTCATCTGTCATCATCGCCTTCGTGTTTGGAGCCTTTGTAATGTGGCTTTCCCGTATCATTTTCACCTTCAACTACCGCAAGCACAGCCGCTACAGTATCGCTATCTTCGGCGGTATCGCCTTTACAGCCCTCTCTTACTTCATCTTCATGAAGGGTTTGGGCAAGAGTCCTTACCTGCCTGCTGAGGTGCGCGATTACATCGACCAGAATCTCGGTTTTCTCATCTGCATCACCTTCGTGGTGTCTGCTGTAGTAATGGAATTCCTGCACCTCTGCCGTGTCAACATCTTCAAGTTTACGGTGCTGATGGGTACTTTCGCCCTGGCTATGGCTTTCGCTGGTAACGACCTGGTAAACTTCATCGGTGTGCCTCTGGCTGGTCTCTCTTCTTATCAGGACTATATGGCAAATGCCAACGGTGCAGCGCCAGACCAGTTTATGATGACTTCATTGATGGAGAGTGCCAAGACAACTCCAGGCTTCCTGCTTGCTGCCGGTGCCGTGATGATTATCGCCATGGCGACATCCAAGAAAGCACAGAACGTAATCAAGACTTCTGTTGACTTGAGCCGTCAGGACGAGGGCGATGAGATGTTCGGCAGTTCTTCTGCAGCCCGCGTGATTGTACGCAACTGCCAGGCTACAGATTCATGGTTGAAGCAGTTTATGCCAAAGGCGCTGATGAACTGGATCAACAGCCGTTTTGACAAGAATGATGTTGAACTCGAGGAGAGTGCTGCTTTCGACGTGGTTCGTGCAGCCGTTAACCTGGTACTTGCTTCCATGCTGATCACCATCGGTACCAACCTCAAGTTGCCTCTCTCTACCACCTACGTTACCTTCATGGTAGCTATGGGTTCTTCACTTGCTGATAGAGCATGGAGCCGCGAGAGTGCCGTATTCCGTGTAACAGGTGTATTGAGTGTAATCGGTGGTTGGTTCATCACAGCCGGTGTAGCTTTCGCAGCCTGTGCCATTGTTTGTATCATCATGCACTTTGGTGGTGTGGGCATCCAGGCTTGCTTCATGGGTTTGGTTATCTACCTGCTCATCCGCAGCAACATCCAGTATAACAAGAAGGCTAAGGAAGAGGGCAAGAGCAGTACCTTCCAGCTGATGATGCGTTCCCGCGACCCGGAGATTGTATGGGATTTGCTTCGCCGTCAGGTTTCACGCACCCAGTCTTACGTCTGCCACTTCGCCCTGAACGAGTTCAACCAGATTATGGATGGTCTTGCCAACGAGAATACCCGCGACCTTCGTCATGCCAACAAGGATCTGAAGAAGGAACAGGATATGCTGAAGAAGTTCCGCCGTCAGGAGATGCTCGGTTTGAAGAAATCGCCTATCGAGATTGCCATCGAGCGCAACACCTGGTTCCATCTGGGTGCCAACAGCAACCAGCAGTTTATCTACTCTCTGCGCCGTATGCTCGACCCAATCAAGGAACATGTTGACAACAACTTCAATCCGCTTCCTGCTGAATACATCAAGGAGTTTACTCCTGTACGCCAGAAGATCAACGACCTGATGCGCATGAGCTGCGAACTGATAGAGACCGGCAGATATGACAGCTATCGCGAGATTCTTGCCGAGGCAGATGCCTGCAAAGACGAACTCTCTGTTCTCCGCAAAAAGCATATCGACCGCATCCAGCACATGACAGACAATACGCTGATGCAGATTTCTCTGGTTTATCTCAACGTACTGCAGGAGAGTCAGGAATTCCTGAGTGTGATGAGGCATCAGTTAAGAGCTGCAAAGAAGTTTATGGAAAAGTAAATTTTCTCTGACATCTTGTCATGAAACTACTTTTTGGTATATCAGTTGCTTGATTACAGATGACAGCGGATAACAAGAGTGTTATTTCGCTATCACAATATAATCTGAAAAGGTTAGTTTCTCATAGGTTAAGATTGTTAGGTTTAGTTTTTAGAAAAAAGTTTTAGGTTTTTAGTTAGATAAGGGCTCCAAGTGCTAGTGATTAGTATTTGGAGCCATTTTTTTTGCCCAAATATTTGGCTATTAAGAAGAAATGTTGTAATTTTGCAGCCGATTTCTGAAAAGAATCATCATATTCAATAACCCGAGTGCTTGGTAAACCTCGTAAAAAACAAGAAAATGGACAAGAAAAAAACTCAAGTGAGCGTGCTGTTTATGCTTT of Segatella copri contains these proteins:
- a CDS encoding inorganic phosphate transporter, with the protein product MGTIYLCIVIFLLCLAVFDLFVGVSNDAVNFLQSAIGAKVAKFRTVLIIASCGVVLGAIMSSGMMDIARHGIMSPDHFTFEEVMTLFLAVMVTDVIILDVFNTLGMPTSTTVSLVFELLGGAFILATLKMYGDDSLNYGVLLNSNKALEVIMGIFSSVIIAFVFGAFVMWLSRIIFTFNYRKHSRYSIAIFGGIAFTALSYFIFMKGLGKSPYLPAEVRDYIDQNLGFLICITFVVSAVVMEFLHLCRVNIFKFTVLMGTFALAMAFAGNDLVNFIGVPLAGLSSYQDYMANANGAAPDQFMMTSLMESAKTTPGFLLAAGAVMIIAMATSKKAQNVIKTSVDLSRQDEGDEMFGSSSAARVIVRNCQATDSWLKQFMPKALMNWINSRFDKNDVELEESAAFDVVRAAVNLVLASMLITIGTNLKLPLSTTYVTFMVAMGSSLADRAWSRESAVFRVTGVLSVIGGWFITAGVAFAACAIVCIIMHFGGVGIQACFMGLVIYLLIRSNIQYNKKAKEEGKSSTFQLMMRSRDPEIVWDLLRRQVSRTQSYVCHFALNEFNQIMDGLANENTRDLRHANKDLKKEQDMLKKFRRQEMLGLKKSPIEIAIERNTWFHLGANSNQQFIYSLRRMLDPIKEHVDNNFNPLPAEYIKEFTPVRQKINDLMRMSCELIETGRYDSYREILAEADACKDELSVLRKKHIDRIQHMTDNTLMQISLVYLNVLQESQEFLSVMRHQLRAAKKFMEK